The Vicia villosa cultivar HV-30 ecotype Madison, WI linkage group LG1, Vvil1.0, whole genome shotgun sequence genome includes a region encoding these proteins:
- the LOC131640550 gene encoding FAS1 domain-containing protein SELMODRAFT_448915-like: MKINSFLLTLFLSMISPIFSIKDNARDLFTATEEMQKANYFTFVMLIKMSPPDTRLEENITFLMPNDRMLANMTLREGYVSDFLLRHSIPSPLLFDILKQFPSGTIVPSLLPNCTLRISNNGRRNFGFNNVKIISPNICMAGSSIRCHGIDGVLAETCTLENNYSVPILPSPCPNNNTNISCNASPPTPPPFSPPTPSIGDKLNPPIWMAPIPAITNIEPHKSGSPRWFYYDAYFICVACLMLSSIRMYL; encoded by the coding sequence ATGAAAATCAACAGCTTCTTACTGACACTATTCCTCTCGATGATTTCAccaattttttcaataaaagataATGCAAGAGACCTTTTTACAGCTACTGAGGAGATGCAAAAAGCAAACTACTTCACATTTGTAATGCTAATCAAAATGTCTCCACCTGACACGAGACTTGAAGAAAATATAACATTCTTGATGCCTAATGATCGAATGCTCGCCAACATGACACTTCGAGAAGGTTATGTTTCTGACTTCTTGTTAAGACATTCGATCCCATCGCCTTTACTGTTTGACATATTGAAACAATTTCCTTCTGGAACAATTGTTCCTAGCTTATTGCCAAATTGCACATTGAGAATATCTAACAATGGTAGGAGGAATTTTGGTTTCAACAATGTGAAAATTATTAGCCCAAATATATGTATGGCTGGATCTTCAATTCGATGTCATGGTATAGATGGAGTTTTAGCAGAAACATGTACATTAGAAAATAACTATAGTGTTCCTATACTTCCATCTCCATGTCCTAATAATAACACAAACATTTCTTGCAATGCATCACCTCCAACTCCACCTCCTTTTTCTCCACCAACTCCTTCTATTGGAGACAAACTTAATCCTCCTATATGGATGGCTCCAATTCCAGCAATTACAAATATTGAACCACATAAATCCGGATCTCCTCGTTGGTTTTATTATGATGCATATTTTATATGCGTAGCATGCTTGATGTTGTCTTCCATAAGAATGTATTTGTGA